The proteins below come from a single Tachypleus tridentatus isolate NWPU-2018 chromosome 13, ASM421037v1, whole genome shotgun sequence genomic window:
- the LOC143239007 gene encoding uncharacterized protein LOC143239007, which translates to MIRCRDRTAYFYIGDDDDYGGYQYNTGYGSNFSRNRIDGYSLRQSMSEPLLRISQYSIWHDIQEIGMNNRNESDQDREATFSQDVDSFCPTTEVSDDTLAVKNGVTLEKVCEDYTSCLTCGINWEDEQCSLFCDECGRYAMYRPCPGCDGQCGSRWRRDVAATHRDRWARWKGRCRLHSLRQPLFLDDEEGVTSDTENLKDDV; encoded by the exons ATGATTAGATGTAGAGACCGGACCGCTTATTTTTACATAGGCGACGATGATGACTACGGGGGTTACCAATACAACACGGGTTATGGGTCGAACTTTTCAAGGAACAGAATTGACG GTTATTCCCTGAGACAATCCATGTCTGAGCCACTTCTTCGGATAAGTCAATACTCTATCTGGCATGACATTCAAGAAATTGGAATGAACAACAGGAATGAATCTGATCAGGACAGAGAAGCCACTTTTAGTCAGGACGTGGATTCATTTTGCCCTACGACAGAAGTGAGTGATGACACCTTGGCAGTAAAGAATGGAGTGACACTTGAAAAAGTGTGTGAAGACTATACTTCTTGTTTAAC CTGTGGAATTAACTGGGAAGATGAACAGTGCTCATTGTTCTGTGATGAGTGTGGACGCTATGCGATGTATAGGCCTTGTCCTGGGTGTGATGGTCAGTGTGGAAGCAGATGGAGAAGAGATGTGGCAGCT ACTCATAGAGACAGATGGGCAAGATGGAAGGGTAGGTGCAGACTCCACAGTCTTCGCCAACCATTATTTCTTGATGATGAAGAAGGTGTAACAAGTGATACAGAGAACTTGAAGGATGATGTATGA